CTGCCAAGCTCTTAGAATGATCGCAAATAGCTATATATTCATACCCCATCGCTTGAGAGGCCCGGGCAATTTCTTCTATTGTATTAGCTCCATCGCTGTAAGTAGAATGAATATGGAGGTCACCCTTAATATCAACCGGCTCTAACAATCTGGGAATGTCCCCTTTTAATCCTTTCTCAATTTCTTCGGTACCTTCTCTGATTTCAGGAGGGATAAACATCATCTTCAGGATTTTATAAATCTCGGATTCTTCTTTTCCGGCAATTTTTTTGCCGGTCTTCAGGTTGAATACGCCGTATTCATTGATTTTTAACCCTTTCTTTAGCGCCAACTTGCGTAATCTTATGTTGTGCTCCTTTGAACCGGTAAAATAGGCAAGCGCCGCTCCAAAGCTGGCGGGTTTAACCACCCGTAAATCAATCTGGATCCCTTCTTTTGCTCTAACGCTTGATTTAGTCGAACCATGCGCTAAGATCTCTTTAACTAAAGGGAGATCGACAAATCGATTCATCACCTGCCGGGGATTTGTAGAAGCAGCCAGAATATCAATATCTCTAACGGTTTCTTTCATCCGCCGAATGCTTCCCGCCGGACCAATTCCTTTTACTTGAGGTAACTGCTCAAGTTGGGCAATAATTTCGGCAGCAATCCAGTAGGCTGCTCCTAAAGGAGTTCTCAAGCTTGTTCGCTTTAAAAACTCTATTCCCTTAAGGATATTGCCTTCGGTTTTGATTTTTAATCCCGGAAGGCCTGCTATCTTGTGAGACCGCGCATACTTTTCCAGTTGATTTATGCTTTTTATATTTAACTTCTCTGAAAGCAGCTTCGCGGTCCTGGGGCCTATTGAAGGGATAGCCATCAATTCCAAAAATCCTTTGGGAGACTGTTTAATTAAATCCTGATGAAGCTTAACCTTGCCGGTGGATAAAAACTCTTTGATCTTTGAAGATAGGTCATGGCCGATACCTTCAATGTTGGTAAGTTGGTCTTCGGCGGCCAACTTCTCCAGATCCTGCGAAAGCTTTTCTAAGGCTTGAGCGGCTCTGCGATAGGCCCTGATCCGAAAAGGATTTTCTTCTTTTATCTCTAAAAGATCGGCTATTTGGTTCAAAATTTTAACTATCTCCGGGTTTTTATTGCTCATAGGAATATTTCACCCTTTACCCTTTATCCTTTTTCTTTTGTCCTTTATGTTTTTGGTAATCTTTTGCAGGTGTTGATGTTTGGCCTCAAGAAGCTTGACCTTGCATTGCGGACAAAGCTGTGTTTGAGCAGTAAACGACTTATAGCAATTTGGACAAATCATTAAAATTATCTTCAATCTTTCCATCGAACAAGAACATTTCCTTCAAAATAGAGGCGTTTGGTCTTATGAAAATAGCCCGCATTTACGGGAAGCCCCGGATAACGGCCATAATAAACCCATTCTTCACAAAGAACCCCTAATTCATTGGTGCCGGTCCGGGTAATAACATCCGGCCTGCCCCAGATATCACGCACTCCTTCTTTGACCATACCCACCGCTATACGGTCTGTGCCTAAAGGGTGGCGTAATATCGCGGTTGGATCCGGCTCAATTCCAGCGCAGCCTGAAACAATTAACATCAATGCCATAGAAAACACAATTAAAAAATTCTTTCTCATTTTCACAAACCTCCCTTTTTAAACACGAATTACCGCGAATTTTTTACGTTAACAATCAATTTCTATTAATTCCTGTGAAATTCTTCTTTAGAAACTCTTCTAATTTCTATCTATTTCTACTCTATTTCTTCTGCTTACTGCCTACTGCTTACTTTACATTTAGCTCAAAGCTCATAGCCCATAGCTATGTATGCCGCCTACTCACTATACGTAGTAGCCACTGCTTCCAGCACTTCTTCTGCAGTAAAAATAGGCGCCTTTGCCCGTAATGCCAGCGCTATGCTATCGCTTGGCCGGGCGTCTATTTTCTTAATCCCGTTATTTCCGGTTTGTAAAATTATCTTGGCATAAAATATATTGAGTTCTAATTTATCAATGATTATTTTTTCGATCCTGGCGTTTAATTGTCTGATCACATTATTCAGCAGATCGTGAGTCAGGGGCCTTGGCGGTATTGCGCCAACCGCCTTTAACTTAATAGCATTTATTTCCGGTATTCCTACCCCTATCGAAAACAGCCTCTTACCGCTTTTTTCCTTTAAAACTATAGTTTGAATATCACTTTTTTCGTTGATTTTTATTTTGAACAGCTCCATCTCTACCATTGGTTATCCTCCGCATAGTCCAAATCCAAAATTACCTTTTTGGCAGCCTCCCTTGTCTCCCTTTCCCGATAACAATCGCTGTTTAACTCCTGGATGAATCTCGAAGGCTGAGTAATGAAAGGGCAGGTTAAGTAAAGTTCTTGCTTGGCCCTGGTAATAGCTACATAAAAGAGCCGGC
This genomic window from Candidatus Omnitrophota bacterium contains:
- the polX gene encoding DNA polymerase/3'-5' exonuclease PolX, whose amino-acid sequence is MSNKNPEIVKILNQIADLLEIKEENPFRIRAYRRAAQALEKLSQDLEKLAAEDQLTNIEGIGHDLSSKIKEFLSTGKVKLHQDLIKQSPKGFLELMAIPSIGPRTAKLLSEKLNIKSINQLEKYARSHKIAGLPGLKIKTEGNILKGIEFLKRTSLRTPLGAAYWIAAEIIAQLEQLPQVKGIGPAGSIRRMKETVRDIDILAASTNPRQVMNRFVDLPLVKEILAHGSTKSSVRAKEGIQIDLRVVKPASFGAALAYFTGSKEHNIRLRKLALKKGLKINEYGVFNLKTGKKIAGKEESEIYKILKMMFIPPEIREGTEEIEKGLKGDIPRLLEPVDIKGDLHIHSTYSDGANTIEEIARASQAMGYEYIAICDHSKSLAVAGGLSVKRLLKKTEEIKNFNKKSKKIRILAGAEVDILIDGSLDYKDEVLKQLDFVVAAVHTGFKQSKKEITDRIIKAMDNKYVHLIAHPTGRLMEVRDPYEIDLEKIFEAARDTNTALEINAFPARLDLNDRNCRNANRKGVTLIIATDAHTISQLRNMFFGVSVARRGWLGKEDILNTLPVQQFLKKIKNN
- a CDS encoding bifunctional nuclease family protein, coding for MVEMELFKIKINEKSDIQTIVLKEKSGKRLFSIGVGIPEINAIKLKAVGAIPPRPLTHDLLNNVIRQLNARIEKIIIDKLELNIFYAKIILQTGNNGIKKIDARPSDSIALALRAKAPIFTAEEVLEAVATTYSE